The Crocinitomicaceae bacterium genome includes a region encoding these proteins:
- the uvrC gene encoding excinuclease ABC subunit UvrC, with the protein MSDHLKDKIKTLPDSPGVYQYFDKNGTIIYIGKAKDLKKRVTSYFVKEHDNAKTTILVRKIADIKYIVVETELDALLLENNLIKKYQPRYNILLKDDKTYPWICIKNEEFPRVFYTRRVIKDGSKYFGPYASGKMMHTLLDLIRDVYPLRNCTLNLSKKNIDQKKYKVCLEYHIGNCKGPCIGEQTEKEYDDYIHEIKNILRGNVSSVISELKQLMKKKSEALLFEDALLIKEKIETLENYHSKSAVVSPAIHNVDVISMVEDENEAYVNYLKINNGAIIQGHTVEVKKKLDETPAEIIPLVLVEMRERFGDEAKEIISEIDISEIFKNLIITVPQRGEKKSLLELSQRNAKFFMLEKHKQEKLIDPERHTERILSTIQKDFRLKDLPSHMECFDNSNFQGTNAVAACVVFKNGKPSKKDYRHFNIKTVEGPNDFASMEEIIYRRYKRLLEENASLPQLIVIDGGKGQLSAALKSIDELGLRGKIALVGIAKKLEEIFFPGDSVPVYIDKRSESLKVIQHMRNEAHRFGITHHRNKRSKAAIGSELTWIDGIGEKTAEELLRHFKSIKRIRGANENELTEIIGQAKAKLVIQYFQNSSG; encoded by the coding sequence ATGTCTGATCACTTGAAAGATAAAATAAAAACTTTACCTGATAGTCCCGGGGTGTATCAATATTTTGATAAAAACGGAACCATCATTTATATTGGTAAAGCCAAAGATTTGAAAAAAAGAGTGACCTCTTATTTTGTGAAAGAACATGATAATGCAAAGACAACAATTCTGGTCAGAAAAATTGCAGACATTAAATATATTGTTGTTGAAACAGAATTAGATGCTCTGTTGCTTGAAAATAATCTGATTAAAAAATATCAACCCAGGTATAATATTCTTTTGAAAGATGATAAAACGTATCCCTGGATTTGTATAAAAAATGAAGAATTTCCACGTGTCTTTTATACACGACGAGTAATTAAAGATGGCTCAAAATATTTTGGTCCCTATGCCTCAGGAAAAATGATGCACACCTTACTTGATTTAATACGCGATGTTTATCCGCTAAGGAATTGTACACTGAATCTTTCAAAAAAAAATATTGATCAAAAAAAATATAAAGTTTGTCTTGAATATCATATTGGAAATTGCAAAGGACCATGTATTGGTGAACAAACCGAAAAGGAGTACGATGATTACATCCATGAAATTAAAAACATTTTACGGGGTAATGTTTCCTCTGTTATCAGTGAACTTAAACAACTGATGAAAAAAAAATCTGAAGCTTTGTTATTTGAAGACGCTTTGTTGATCAAAGAGAAAATTGAGACGCTTGAGAACTATCATAGCAAGTCTGCTGTCGTGAGTCCGGCAATTCACAATGTTGATGTTATCTCAATGGTTGAAGATGAAAACGAGGCGTATGTAAATTATTTAAAAATCAATAACGGAGCCATCATTCAAGGCCATACGGTTGAGGTAAAGAAGAAATTGGATGAAACGCCGGCAGAAATTATTCCGCTGGTATTAGTTGAAATGCGTGAGCGTTTTGGAGATGAAGCAAAAGAGATTATTTCAGAAATTGATATAAGCGAGATATTCAAAAATTTGATCATTACAGTGCCTCAACGTGGTGAAAAAAAGTCACTGCTTGAATTGTCACAGCGCAATGCAAAATTTTTCATGCTTGAAAAACATAAGCAAGAGAAATTAATAGATCCGGAAAGACATACTGAACGCATTCTTTCAACTATTCAAAAAGATTTCAGGTTAAAAGATTTGCCGTCACACATGGAGTGTTTTGACAATTCAAATTTTCAGGGAACAAATGCGGTGGCGGCATGCGTGGTTTTCAAAAATGGCAAACCTTCAAAAAAAGATTATCGGCATTTTAATATTAAAACGGTAGAGGGCCCAAATGATTTTGCGTCTATGGAAGAAATTATTTATCGCCGGTATAAACGATTGCTTGAAGAGAATGCTTCACTGCCTCAACTTATAGTGATTGATGGCGGAAAAGGTCAGTTGAGTGCCGCATTAAAAAGCATTGATGAATTAGGGTTACGAGGCAAAATTGCATTGGTGGGTATCGCAAAAAAACTGGAAGAAATATTTTTTCCCGGTGATTCTGTTCCGGTATATATTGACAAACGCTCTGAGTCGTTAAAAGTAATTCAGCACATGCGTAATGAAGCGCATCGCTTTGGTATTACGCATCACCGAAATAAGCGGAGCAAAGCTGCCATAGGTTCTGAGCTCACTTGGATTGATGGTATAGGCGAAAAAACAGCTGAAGAATTGTTACGTCATTTCAAGTCAATCAAACGTATAAGAGGAGCCAATGAAAATGAACTCACCGAAATAATTGGTCAGGCAAAAGCAAAGTTGGTGATTCAATACTTTCAAAATTCTAGTGGATAA